A window of Mustela nigripes isolate SB6536 chromosome 9, MUSNIG.SB6536, whole genome shotgun sequence contains these coding sequences:
- the GAS1 gene encoding growth arrest-specific protein 1, with protein MVAGLLGGGGGARAGTVPGVWLCLMALLQLLGSAPRGSGLAHGRRLICWQALLQCQGEPECSYAYNQYAEACAPVLAQRGGGDTPGTAAAAAAAAAFPASAASFSSRWRCPSHCISALIQLNHTRRGPALEDCDCAQDENCKSTKRAIEPCLPRTSSGGSGGPGAGGVMGCTEARRRCDRDSRCNLALSRYLTYCGKLFNGLRCTDECRTVIEDMLAVPKAALLNDCVCDGLERPICESVKENMARLCFGAELGNGPGSSGSDGGLDDYYDEDYDDEQRGGGAGGEQLLDDDDGVPHPPRPGGGAAAAGGRGDLPYGPGRRSSGSGRSAPGGAWTPLVSILLLLLLPLLF; from the coding sequence ATGGTGGCAGGGCTgctgggcggcggcggcggggcccgcGCGGGGACCGTGCCGGGCGTCTGGCTGTGCCTGATGGCGCTGCTGCAGCTGCTGGGTTCCGCGCCGCGGGGCTCGGGGCTGGCGCACGGCCGCCGCCTCATCTGCTGGCAGGCGCTGCTGCAGTGCCAGGGGGAGCCGGAGTGCAGCTACGCCTACAACCAGTACGCCGAGGCGTGCGCGCCGGTGCTGGCGCAGCGCGGCGGGGGCGACACGCCGGGgaccgctgccgctgccgccgccgccgccgccttccCGGCCTCGGCAGCTTCGTTCTCGTCGCGCTGGCGCTGCCCGAGCCACTGCATCTCGGCGCTCATTCAGCTCAACCACACGCGCCGCGGGCCCGCCCTGGAGGACTGTGACTGCGCGCAGGACGAGAACTGCAAGTCCACCAAGCGCGCCATTGAGCCGTGCCTGCCCCGGACGAGCAGCGGCGGCTCGGGCGGCCCTGGCGCGGGCGGGGTCATGGGCTGCACCGAGGCCCGGAGGCGCTGCGATCGCGACAGCCGCTGTAACCTGGCCCTCAGCCGCTACCTGACCTACTGCGGCAAGCTCTTCAACGGGCTGCGCTGCACCGACGAGTGCCGCACGGTCATCGAGGACATGCTGGCCGTGCCTAAGGCGGCGCTGCTCAACGACTGCGTGTGCGACGGCCTGGAGCGGCCCATCTGCGAGTCGGTCAAGGAGAACATGGCCCGCCTGTGCTTCGGGGCCGAGCTGGGCAACGGCCCAGGCAGCAGCGGCTCGGACGGGGGCCTGGACGACTACTACGACGAGGACTACGACGACGAGCAGcgcggcgggggcgcgggcggcgAGCAGCTGCTGGACGACGACGACGGCGTCCCGCACCCGCCGCGCCCGGGCGGCGGCGCTGCAGCGGCTGGCGGCCGCGGGGACCTGCCTTACGGGCCGGGGCGCAGGAGCAGCGGCAGCGGCCGCTCGGCGCCCGGAGGCGCCTGGACCCCGCTGGTCTCcatcttgctgctgctgctgctcccgcTGCTCTTTTAG